In Leuconostocaceae bacterium ESL0723, the following proteins share a genomic window:
- a CDS encoding ribonuclease J, which produces MTDLSIIPFGGVRENGKSMYAVTVDDTIFILDAGLKYPATDQLGIDVVIPDFEYLVKNQDKIAGVFLTHGHADAIGALPFLLQQINVPIFGSEMTIALAKLAIQDESELKDYDDYHVVNEKTEIDFGDVKISFFNTTHSIPESLGIVVGTHYGQVVYTGDFKFDPTAESYYQTDFGRLVEIGSHPVIALLGDAAGTEDSAPSASEIQIHDYIHDTFVENKGRRIIVAAVASNIQRIQQVIDAAAATKRKVILSGNDIEQVVHTSLKLGKLHLPKPKAELFAKIKDLDNLPAGETTILETGRMGEPIKHLNRMANGEDPHINIGDGDLVFITTTPATAMESMVAQTRNMLFQQGADVKQISTDLRSSGHASFDDLQMMINLLKPDYFFPVQGEYRVMETAKKAAEEVNIPAKHIMMAKNGDQYQWDDGKFILKDSFTVGETLIDGAGFNDIGNVVLRDRRILSEDGVFVSVVTIDRKKRKVVSKPKLTSRGFVYVKANRDLMQEASRLTVEKIEDYLANVKDFDWNELKNNVREGLSRYLFNETRRRPMVMPVVMEVNQNRRPRHNNGGKSNGNNKSNGNNKNNNHPNKKGNEASKKRNHKGNHKSHNNNQGKGSATGQPAK; this is translated from the coding sequence ATGACAGATTTAAGTATTATTCCCTTTGGCGGTGTCCGCGAAAACGGGAAAAGTATGTATGCGGTAACGGTCGATGACACCATCTTTATCTTAGATGCAGGCTTGAAGTACCCAGCCACTGACCAACTTGGAATTGACGTAGTTATCCCTGATTTTGAATACCTGGTCAAGAACCAGGATAAGATTGCCGGGGTTTTCCTGACCCATGGCCATGCTGACGCCATTGGGGCACTCCCATTTCTGTTACAGCAGATTAACGTGCCAATTTTCGGGTCAGAGATGACAATTGCTCTGGCTAAATTAGCCATCCAGGACGAGTCCGAATTAAAGGACTATGATGACTATCACGTTGTTAACGAGAAGACCGAAATTGACTTTGGTGACGTGAAGATTTCCTTCTTCAATACCACCCACTCTATCCCAGAATCTCTGGGAATTGTGGTGGGCACCCACTATGGTCAAGTCGTCTACACCGGTGACTTTAAGTTTGACCCAACGGCTGAAAGCTACTATCAAACTGACTTTGGTCGCCTGGTTGAAATTGGCAGCCACCCAGTGATTGCCCTGCTAGGAGATGCGGCCGGTACTGAAGACAGTGCACCGAGTGCCAGTGAGATTCAGATTCACGACTATATCCACGATACCTTCGTTGAAAACAAGGGTCGGCGGATCATTGTCGCCGCGGTGGCCTCTAACATCCAACGCATCCAACAGGTGATTGATGCCGCAGCCGCTACCAAGCGCAAAGTGATTTTATCCGGTAACGACATTGAGCAGGTGGTACACACGTCCCTGAAGTTGGGTAAGTTACACCTGCCAAAGCCCAAGGCTGAACTCTTTGCCAAGATTAAGGATCTCGATAACCTGCCGGCTGGTGAAACCACCATTTTGGAAACCGGTCGGATGGGGGAGCCCATCAAGCACCTGAACCGGATGGCCAATGGTGAAGACCCCCACATCAATATTGGTGATGGTGACCTAGTCTTCATTACTACTACCCCCGCCACGGCCATGGAATCAATGGTGGCCCAGACCCGGAACATGCTCTTCCAGCAAGGCGCTGATGTTAAGCAGATTAGCACCGACCTGCGTTCCAGCGGTCATGCCAGTTTTGATGACCTGCAGATGATGATTAATCTGCTTAAGCCGGACTACTTCTTCCCAGTTCAGGGGGAGTACCGGGTGATGGAAACTGCTAAGAAGGCGGCCGAAGAGGTCAACATTCCAGCCAAGCACATCATGATGGCTAAGAATGGGGATCAGTACCAGTGGGATGATGGCAAGTTCATCCTCAAGGATTCTTTCACGGTCGGCGAAACCCTCATTGATGGGGCCGGCTTTAATGACATTGGGAATGTGGTCCTGCGTGATCGTCGCATCCTGTCTGAAGATGGCGTCTTTGTTTCTGTGGTCACCATCGACCGTAAGAAGCGCAAAGTGGTTTCTAAACCTAAGCTGACCTCCCGTGGTTTTGTCTATGTCAAGGCTAACCGGGACTTGATGCAGGAGGCTTCCCGTCTGACCGTCGAAAAAATTGAAGACTATCTGGCTAACGTGAAGGATTTTGATTGGAACGAGTTGAAGAATAACGTTCGCGAAGGTCTTTCCCGCTACCTCTTTAATGAGACCCGTCGTCGCCCAATGGTGATGCCAGTGGTCATGGAAGTGAACCAGAACCGGCGCCCCCGCCACAACAACGGTGGTAAAAGCAACGGCAACAATAAGAGCAACGGTAACAACAAGAATAATAATCATCCCAACAAGAAGGGGAATGAAGCTTCTAAGAAACGTAACCATAAGGGTAATCACAAGTCCCATAACAATAATCAGGGAAAGGGCTCAGCCACTGGTCAACCGGCCAAGTAA